TAGTTTCTTCTATTAAAGAGACAAAAGAAACTTTACAAAGTGCGAAAGTAATTGAAGGATTAACGGACGATTACAGTTTAGAACTTATTGCTGAACGAAAAAAAGCCGAAAGCATTCATTTTTACTTATATAAAGAAGCACGTATACGCCGTGTGTTAATTAAATAAACGGTTGTAGAAATAAGAAACAATGAAGCCGCATAAGCTACCAGTAAAAAAGGATGGTGTTATGCAATACATAGTCATCGCTATGGGTTTTATTTTCTTATTTCTTT
The sequence above is a segment of the Solibacillus sp. FSL H8-0523 genome. Coding sequences within it:
- a CDS encoding YaaL family protein, which produces MFFSRKGKLKKEFDEKLVSSIKETKETLQSAKVIEGLTDDYSLELIAERKKAESIHFYLYKEARIRRVLIK